In Zygosaccharomyces rouxii strain CBS732 chromosome D complete sequence, one DNA window encodes the following:
- the ATG36 gene encoding Atg36p (weakly similar to uniprot|P46983 Saccharomyces cerevisiae YJL185C Hypothetical ORF), giving the protein MFNGFKRQRGSWSAMQATIAYTSLQDAHPSDVEVDCQSIDSFGDIRVLNNPNIEPANTNDVTISDTLINRNDGGFDESEEITSNELAILSTTSSSASISSLDQIAPEICPVHSGNSQKVDEWCIKNEQAGETVFPGDLTWRQDVGDNFTHPLLSGLSRDQILAIRRFSKELLPLLRRTRHNVQNNNNKFPRRYRDIPSVFYVRPSPSQELHRCSEDSSSFTDRSWLGWTMVPRFTESDIGPY; this is encoded by the coding sequence atgttcAACGGTTTTAAAAGGCAGCGAGGCTCATGGTCTGCTATGCAAGCAACTATTGCATATACAAGTCTGCAAGATGCTCATCCCAGTGATGTGGAAGTTGATTGTCAAAGTATAGATTCCTTTGGTGACATTAGAGTTTTGAACAACCCCAATATCGAGCCGGCAAATACCAACGATGTTACTATAAGTGACACTCTAATTAATAGAAACGATGGCggatttgatgaaagtgaagaaattacGTCTAATGAATTGGCTATTCTATCAACCACAAgttcttcagcttcaatatcatcattagaTCAAATAGCACCAGAAATATGCCCTGTGCATTCAGGCAATTCTCAAAAGGTTGATGAATGGTGTATCAAAAATGAGCAGGCAGGTGAAACCGTTTTTCCTGGAGATTTAACTTGGAGACAGGATGTTGGTGATAATTTTACGCACCCTTTGCTAAGTGGTCTTTCGAGGGATCAGATCTTGGCCATAAGAAGATTCTCCAAGGAATTGTTACCGTTACTGCGTCGAACTCGTCATAATGttcaaaataataataataaatttCCTCGTCGTTATAGGGATATTCCTTCAGTCTTCTACGTGAGACCTTCTCCTTCTCAAGAACTGCACCGCTGCTCCGAAGATAGCAGCTCATTCACAGATAGATCCTGGTTAGGTTGGACGATGGTACCAAGGTTTACAGAATCGGATATTGGACCATATTGA